A DNA window from Aquarana catesbeiana isolate 2022-GZ linkage group LG01, ASM4218655v1, whole genome shotgun sequence contains the following coding sequences:
- the LRRTM1 gene encoding leucine-rich repeat transmembrane neuronal protein 1 produces the protein MTCISLKYDVEAADIFNGHSREKLEPCLLMDFLLIGLCLNWMLRKPPGLILCAMGIFVKMLPLVSSGCPRVCRCEGRFLYCESQNVTELPRNLSGVMGLSLRYNSLTELQDGQFTGLIQLTWLYLDHNHIDTIEGDAFQKLRRVKELTLSSNKITHLANHTFRPMPNLRSVDLSNNNIQSLAPDLFHGLRKLTSLQMRHNAIKFVPVRIFQDCRSLEFLDLGYNQLKSLARNSFAGLFKLAELHLEHNDLVKVNLAHFPRLLSLHSLFMRKNKVTIVVNSLDWVWKLTKMDLSGNEIEYIEPHVFESVPHLESLQLDSNRLTYIDSRILSSWKSLTSITLSGNNWDCGRNVCALASWLNNFKGRHDGNMLCTTPEYAQGEDVLDAVYAFHLCEDPTDPTSPNAIITFFNNSDKNAHNNPTMTTATYDVQDTEGEKTTDILMATLPSELADNTIQIHKVVTGTMALIFSFLIVVLMLYVSWKCFPASLRQLRQCFVTQRRKQKQKQTMHQMASMSAQEYYVDYKPNHIEGALVIINEYGSCSCHQPPARECEV, from the coding sequence ATGACATGTATTTCACTGAAATATGATGTAGAAGCCGCAGACATTTTCAATGGACATTCTCGGGAAAAACTGGAACCGTGTTTGCTAATGGATTTCCTTCTCATTGGTCTCTGTTTAAACTGGATGCTGAGAAAGCCCCCTGGGTTAATACTGTGTGCAATGGGCATATTTGTTAAAATGCTTCCACTGGTGAGCAGTGGCTGTCCCAGAGTGTGCCGTTGCGAGGGCAGGTTCTTGTACTGCGAGTCACAAAATGTCACAGAGCTGCCTCGCAACCTATCGGGCGTGATGGGCTTGTCGCTGCGGTACAACAGCTTGACGGAGCTGCAAGATGGACAGTTCACTGGGTTAATTCAACTCACGTGGCTCTATCTGGATCACAATCACATAGACACAATAGAGGGGGATGCCTTTCAAAAACTGCGTAGGGTCAAAGAACTCACACTTAGCTCCAACAAAATCACACATCTAGCGAACCATACTTTCCGACCCATGCCAAACTTGCGCAGTGTGGATTTGTCAAACAATAACATACAGTCCCTGGCACCGGATCTGTTCCACGGGCTACGCAAGCTGACGAGTTTACAGATGCGCCACAACGCCATCAAGTTTGTGCCAGTAAGAATTTTTCAGGACTGTCGCAGCCTCGAGTTTCTCGACTTGGGATACAATCAGTTGAAGAGCCTGGCCCGCAACTCCTTTGCAGGCTTATTCAAACTTGCAGAACTTCACCTGGAGCACAATGACTTAGTGAAAGTTAATTTAGCTCACTTTCCCAGGCTCCTCTCGCTACATTCTCTCTTTATGAGAAAGAACAAAGTCACCATAGTGGTGAACTCTTTGGACTGGGTGTGGAAGCTCACCAAAATGGATCTCTCTGGGAACGAGATCGAATATATCGAACCTCATGTTTTCGAAAGTGTACCTCATCTGGAATCCCTACAGCTCGATTCCAATCGCCTCACCTATATCGATTCTAGAATCCTGAGTTCTTGGAAATCTCTCACCAGTATCACCCTGTCCGGGAACAACTGGGACTGTGGGCGTAACGTCTGCGCCTTGGCCTCTTGGTTAAACAACTTCAAAGGTCGCCATGATGGCAACATGCTTTGCACCACCCCTGAGTATGCCCAAGGAGAGGATGTTTTGGATGCTGTCTATGCCTTTCATTTATGTGAGGACCCTACTGATCCAACTAGCCCCAATGCCATCATCACCTTCTTTAACAACAGTGACAAAAACGCCCATAACAACCCCACCATGACTACTGCCACCTATGACGTCCAGGATACCGAAGGGGAAAAAACTACGGACATCTTGATGGCTACTCTACCCAGCGAGCTTGCGGACAACACCATCCAGATCCATAAGGTGGTCACCGGGACTATGGCTcttattttttcctttcttattgTGGTTTTGATGTTGTATGTTAGCTGGAAGTGTTTCCCAGCCAGCCTCCGGCAGTTGAGGCAGTGCTTTGTGACACAGCGTaggaagcaaaaacaaaaacagactaTGCATCAGATGGCTTCTATGTCTGCCCAGGAATACTATGTTGATTACAAACCCAATCACATCGAAGGAGCCCTGGTAATTATTAATGAATATGGTTCCTGTTCTTGTCACCAGCCACCTGCCAGGGAATGTGAGGTGTGA